In the Paenibacillus pabuli genome, one interval contains:
- a CDS encoding LolA family protein, which yields MMKKGWMMLGTALLAGSLLGGCAEKDLVGLSGDEMIEKVVTAETKPASYYAEGVMKVWSDDKLTHTMHIKEWVDGKTGRKRTETEENGNVSYAVNNGTDITIYEKETGTAYSMNVSAMGQQPEQTQKQMLVDQLERLRDSHDVDMMGQEELQGQEELQGQDVIHIKLTPKEEGTLSISSEYWVDPKTWMIVKVISTYGDEKSEMVYDPIQYDPEFSEDTFVIDIPEEVDVQDLNDLTQNSEVSLEEAEQALGQPFLQDMNGELELSRIEMYSSSGEFSRDEVTLYYVNNDKVEVSLTVFEAPEENGDDTLLPDETKVEVRDTEGSYMKSIRNISWSENGLRYSIMGENEEWTKEKLQAWAKNLKLSSQP from the coding sequence ATGATGAAAAAAGGATGGATGATGCTCGGTACAGCTCTACTTGCAGGGTCACTGCTCGGAGGTTGCGCAGAAAAGGATCTGGTTGGCCTGTCAGGAGATGAGATGATCGAGAAGGTTGTCACTGCAGAAACAAAACCCGCTTCGTACTATGCGGAAGGTGTGATGAAAGTGTGGTCGGATGACAAATTGACTCACACCATGCACATTAAGGAATGGGTCGACGGGAAGACAGGGCGTAAGCGCACCGAAACGGAGGAGAATGGCAACGTAAGCTATGCGGTCAATAACGGAACGGACATAACCATTTACGAAAAAGAGACGGGTACGGCATATTCGATGAACGTATCTGCCATGGGACAACAGCCTGAACAGACTCAAAAGCAGATGCTGGTGGATCAGCTGGAACGGTTGCGGGATTCCCATGATGTGGATATGATGGGACAGGAAGAGCTTCAGGGACAGGAAGAGCTTCAGGGACAGGATGTCATTCACATTAAACTGACGCCAAAAGAGGAAGGAACATTATCCATTTCCTCCGAGTATTGGGTAGACCCCAAAACGTGGATGATTGTTAAAGTCATCAGCACCTATGGCGATGAAAAATCAGAAATGGTCTATGATCCAATTCAGTACGATCCCGAATTTTCGGAGGATACGTTCGTAATCGACATTCCCGAAGAAGTGGATGTGCAGGATCTCAATGATCTAACGCAGAATTCGGAAGTGAGTCTGGAAGAAGCCGAACAAGCTTTGGGGCAACCCTTCTTGCAGGATATGAACGGTGAGCTGGAGCTGTCACGGATTGAGATGTATTCATCAAGTGGAGAGTTCAGCAGGGATGAAGTGACTTTGTACTACGTCAACAATGACAAGGTTGAAGTGAGTCTGACCGTTTTTGAAGCTCCGGAGGAAAATGGTGATGACACACTGCTGCCTGACGAGACAAAGGTAGAGGTTCGGGACACCGAGGGTTCGTATATGAAGAGCATCCGGAACATATCATGGAGCGAGAACGGGCTGCGTTACTCCATCATGGGTGAGAACGAAGAATGGACGAAGGAGAAGCTTCAAGCTTGGGCGAAGAATCTGAAATTGTCCAGTCAGCCTTAA
- a CDS encoding sensor histidine kinase, producing the protein MKLKYWLMIAFLIVMLLPVAAGWALFSLYNYYNDQRSVTEYVELSGRLAPVEQVLSDPGLYRVQSSDAYAPLSELASDQVNFDLYLPSGIRVYTSGGDTWAAGAYTVRGSELYRDLYDMQIRHRTFTLKKPVWEKGELVGIYEITMLRGEWLEGITVRTTWVVGFAAVFFILLYGTVLWLLSRKLFRPMRQLMGRMHAFARGEIPMDDVTVRRDEMGTLLKQFDAMQEKVRQTQAEVEQEQKEKELMVASLSHDLKTPLMSISAYAEALNVDMQLELPERREYRDILFGNVERMKHMIGELEMYTALGSSELEMAMVEVEGEEFFDMLLGSYGGLAERGQIDVRTVVRTDRLYRIHPEQLMRLTDNLMNNALRHTSMNGVMGLGVIASDQPLPEWIFPTLQLELDKYRAGTTLILVQNEGPAIPEEQLDHIFEPYVQHQNQEEKAYAGSSGLGLSIAKRIAIKHGGEMRMWSAEGYGTLAACRLPEMECN; encoded by the coding sequence ATGAAGCTGAAGTACTGGTTGATGATTGCTTTTCTCATTGTAATGCTGCTTCCTGTCGCTGCAGGCTGGGCACTATTCTCCCTATACAACTACTATAACGATCAGCGTTCCGTAACGGAATATGTGGAGTTGTCAGGACGGTTGGCTCCCGTCGAGCAGGTATTATCGGACCCGGGTCTGTACCGTGTGCAATCCTCCGATGCCTATGCTCCGCTCTCCGAACTGGCGAGTGATCAAGTGAACTTTGACCTCTATCTGCCTTCAGGGATCCGGGTGTATACATCCGGCGGGGATACCTGGGCTGCCGGAGCTTATACGGTTAGGGGTTCGGAACTATATCGTGATCTGTACGACATGCAGATTCGTCATCGCACATTCACGCTGAAGAAGCCGGTATGGGAAAAAGGCGAGCTGGTTGGGATTTACGAGATTACCATGCTTCGCGGAGAGTGGCTGGAAGGCATCACGGTTCGGACAACCTGGGTCGTTGGGTTCGCTGCTGTTTTCTTTATCCTGTTATATGGCACGGTGCTCTGGCTGCTCTCGAGAAAGCTATTCCGTCCGATGAGACAACTGATGGGCAGGATGCATGCTTTTGCGCGGGGAGAAATTCCCATGGATGACGTAACGGTACGTCGTGATGAAATGGGCACGCTGCTGAAGCAATTCGATGCGATGCAGGAGAAAGTCAGGCAGACTCAGGCTGAGGTGGAGCAGGAGCAAAAAGAGAAAGAGCTCATGGTCGCTTCCCTGTCTCATGACCTGAAGACACCGTTGATGTCCATCAGTGCCTATGCAGAGGCACTTAATGTTGATATGCAGTTGGAACTGCCGGAGAGACGGGAGTACCGGGATATACTGTTTGGCAATGTGGAACGGATGAAGCACATGATTGGTGAACTTGAAATGTATACGGCGCTGGGTTCCAGTGAATTGGAGATGGCCATGGTTGAGGTGGAAGGTGAGGAGTTCTTCGATATGCTGCTCGGAAGTTATGGCGGGCTCGCCGAGCGTGGACAGATTGACGTGAGAACGGTTGTCCGCACAGACCGCCTCTACCGGATCCATCCCGAGCAACTGATGCGCCTGACAGATAATTTGATGAACAATGCACTTCGTCATACAAGCATGAACGGTGTGATGGGTCTGGGCGTCATTGCTTCAGATCAGCCGCTTCCGGAATGGATCTTTCCTACGCTGCAATTGGAGCTGGATAAGTACAGGGCTGGAACAACATTAATTTTGGTGCAAAATGAAGGGCCTGCTATTCCTGAAGAACAACTGGACCACATTTTTGAACCCTATGTTCAACACCAGAACCAGGAAGAGAAGGCGTATGCGGGCAGTTCGGGTCTCGGATTAAGCATAGCCAAACGGATTGCCATCAAGCATGGGGGTGAGATGCGCATGTGGTCGGCTGAAGGATACGGCACGCTGGCTGCATGCCGATTGCCTGAGATGGAATGCAATTAA
- a CDS encoding response regulator transcription factor — protein MRDNVNILLVEDDPEIARILMDHLRREGYGVTWASSGLESWEDFRKGSYQLVLLDLMLPEMDGFAVCKNIRLISDVPLLMMSARIEEESKVRGLGLGADDYITKPFSLAELTARIESHLSRYRRYQGIKPDATQQQYNDGLSIDPLNQQVQLHGEDVVLTNKEWALLTLLASHPGRAFTKAELYEHVWNQPAAGSSGTVTVHVKSLRAKLGDEPHRPRWIQTVWGSGYRFVGDPVE, from the coding sequence ATGAGAGACAACGTGAACATATTGCTGGTGGAGGATGATCCGGAAATTGCCCGCATTTTGATGGACCATCTTCGGCGTGAGGGATATGGGGTGACTTGGGCTTCGAGCGGTCTGGAGAGCTGGGAAGATTTCAGGAAAGGGAGCTATCAACTGGTCTTGCTGGATCTCATGCTGCCGGAAATGGACGGGTTCGCGGTATGCAAAAATATCCGGCTGATCAGCGACGTTCCGCTGCTCATGATGAGTGCACGCATCGAGGAAGAGAGCAAGGTCAGAGGTCTTGGTCTGGGAGCTGACGATTATATTACCAAGCCATTCAGCCTGGCGGAACTCACGGCCCGCATTGAATCCCACCTTAGCAGATACCGTCGATACCAAGGCATCAAGCCGGATGCGACCCAACAACAATACAACGACGGGTTGTCAATTGACCCATTGAATCAACAGGTGCAGCTTCATGGGGAAGATGTCGTACTGACTAACAAGGAGTGGGCTTTGCTCACCCTGCTTGCCTCTCATCCAGGCCGGGCATTCACCAAGGCGGAACTATATGAACATGTATGGAATCAACCGGCAGCCGGAAGCTCGGGTACGGTGACCGTCCATGTCAAGAGCCTGCGGGCCAAACTCGGTGATGAGCCCCATCGACCACGCTGGATTCAGACCGTATGGGGCAGTGGATACCGATTTGTAGGGGACCCGGTGGAATGA
- a CDS encoding phosphotransferase enzyme family protein has translation MITTARERSLDSLAADAITRYPLRKPSASFIRHNENLTYHIIDEENRQKYLLRIHKAAFASMTGIQHTRPALEAEMGLLHELKSTTGLHVQIPVRNLSGDWVTVCFSESGEEICCTLLEWIEGRDIQQGEQLTTEQIYDLGVQMQTLHQYGRAQDTHETTGEGSEAEVNRTSRTEVRPSYGSIEENLNMLRQLEEGTRLGIFTPEDFELIHETFENINKQLEAYPLRPETWGVIHGDITRGNLLVTEQGISMIDFCLYGYGYYLFDAAGAALIVSGEERDIFLSGYTKQTAPLTEQEIRLMEGFMLIFTFGYFAFQMANESRHAWMKDRMPKLCSKYCRPYVENRSIFYEL, from the coding sequence ATGATCACAACGGCCCGTGAACGATCCCTGGACAGCTTGGCAGCGGATGCGATAACACGCTATCCCTTAAGGAAGCCCTCGGCCTCCTTCATCCGTCACAATGAGAACCTGACATATCATATCATCGATGAAGAAAACAGACAGAAGTACCTGCTGCGTATACATAAAGCTGCTTTTGCAAGCATGACCGGTATTCAACATACACGTCCAGCGCTGGAGGCGGAGATGGGCCTCCTTCATGAATTAAAATCAACCACCGGATTGCATGTGCAGATACCTGTTCGTAATTTGTCGGGAGATTGGGTTACCGTCTGCTTCTCGGAAAGCGGGGAAGAAATCTGCTGCACCCTGCTTGAATGGATTGAGGGCAGGGATATTCAGCAAGGGGAGCAGCTGACAACAGAGCAGATTTATGACTTGGGGGTGCAGATGCAGACGCTTCACCAATATGGTCGTGCACAGGATACGCATGAGACAACCGGCGAGGGATCAGAAGCGGAGGTTAACCGGACAAGCCGGACCGAAGTTCGTCCATCTTATGGCAGTATCGAGGAAAATCTGAACATGCTCAGGCAGCTTGAGGAAGGGACCAGATTGGGCATTTTTACTCCGGAAGATTTTGAATTAATACATGAGACGTTCGAGAATATCAACAAACAGCTGGAAGCATATCCTCTCCGTCCCGAAACATGGGGCGTCATTCACGGTGACATCACCCGGGGGAATCTGCTGGTGACGGAACAAGGGATTTCCATGATAGACTTCTGTTTATACGGTTATGGCTATTATCTCTTCGATGCCGCAGGTGCGGCCTTGATTGTCAGCGGGGAAGAACGGGATATCTTCCTGTCCGGTTATACGAAACAAACAGCCCCGCTCACGGAACAAGAGATCAGGCTGATGGAAGGATTTATGTTGATTTTTACGTTCGGTTATTTTGCTTTCCAGATGGCTAACGAGTCCAGGCATGCATGGATGAAGGATCGGATGCCGAAGCTCTGCAGCAAATATTGCAGACCCTACGTCGAGAACCGCAGTATCTTCTATGAATTATAA
- the pstB gene encoding phosphate ABC transporter ATP-binding protein PstB: MAIPFGTEQLSIYYGHFQAVKQISLAFPEASVTALIGPSGCGKSTFLRSLNRMNDEISGSRTEGHIWMDGKDLNEPGTDVIKLRQKIGMVWQKPNPFHKSIYNNIAFGPRYRGIKGKKALDEIVEKSLRRAALWDEVKDRLNESALSLSGGQQQRLCIARALSVDPQILLLDEPASALDPVSTGKVEELISELKKDLRIVIVTHNMQQAARISDYTAYFYLGSMIEHGDTEHIFTNPDNRLTQEYIMGRFG, from the coding sequence ATGGCCATACCTTTCGGTACGGAACAGTTAAGCATATATTATGGGCATTTCCAGGCAGTCAAGCAGATTAGCCTCGCGTTTCCTGAAGCCAGCGTAACGGCCCTGATCGGTCCGTCCGGTTGCGGTAAATCCACGTTTTTGCGGTCCCTCAACCGCATGAATGATGAGATTTCCGGTTCCCGCACAGAGGGACACATCTGGATGGATGGTAAAGACTTGAACGAGCCAGGCACCGACGTAATCAAATTACGCCAGAAAATCGGCATGGTGTGGCAGAAGCCAAACCCTTTTCATAAGTCCATTTATAATAATATCGCGTTTGGCCCCCGCTACCGCGGTATTAAAGGCAAGAAGGCACTGGATGAAATTGTAGAAAAAAGCTTGCGTCGCGCTGCGCTCTGGGATGAAGTAAAGGACAGACTGAATGAGTCTGCCCTGTCTCTCTCAGGTGGTCAACAGCAGCGTCTGTGTATTGCCCGCGCATTGTCTGTTGATCCTCAGATTTTGCTGCTCGATGAGCCGGCATCCGCACTGGACCCGGTATCTACGGGTAAAGTGGAGGAACTCATTTCGGAGCTCAAGAAGGATCTCCGGATCGTCATCGTAACCCATAACATGCAGCAAGCAGCACGGATCTCGGATTATACGGCTTATTTTTATCTGGGAAGCATGATTGAACACGGGGATACGGAACATATTTTCACCAACCCGGACAACCGTTTGACACAAGAGTATATTATGGGACGTTTCGGTTAA